The Synechocystis sp. PCC 7509 genome includes a window with the following:
- the upp gene encoding uracil phosphoribosyltransferase has translation MTLQLRVYVPPHPLIKHWLGVARDEATPSVLFRSAMTELGRWLTYEAIRDWLPTEETIVQTPLAPCKATMIDFTIPIAVVPILRAGLSLLEGAQTLLPLASIYHLGLVRDEATLTPTCYLNKLPAQFVPETRVLIPEPMLATGGSIMAAMEQLVSRGVDPAKVRIISVVAAPPALQKLSVAYPNLIIYSAAIDEELNDRGFIVPGLGDAGDRTFGT, from the coding sequence ATGACACTGCAACTACGTGTTTACGTTCCCCCCCATCCTTTAATCAAGCACTGGCTAGGAGTTGCCCGCGATGAGGCCACGCCGTCAGTATTGTTTAGAAGTGCGATGACTGAGTTAGGGCGTTGGCTTACTTACGAGGCAATCCGCGACTGGTTGCCTACAGAAGAAACTATCGTGCAAACGCCCCTAGCACCTTGCAAAGCGACGATGATTGATTTTACAATTCCGATTGCCGTAGTACCAATTTTACGAGCGGGGTTGTCTTTGCTTGAAGGAGCGCAGACATTGTTACCTTTGGCATCCATTTATCATTTGGGATTGGTACGAGATGAAGCAACTCTTACTCCTACTTGCTATCTCAATAAATTACCTGCGCAGTTTGTACCCGAAACTAGAGTATTGATTCCTGAGCCAATGTTGGCAACGGGCGGCTCAATTATGGCAGCAATGGAGCAATTGGTATCTAGAGGAGTAGACCCAGCCAAGGTGCGGATTATTTCAGTAGTAGCTGCGCCTCCAGCTTTGCAAAAACTCAGTGTTGCTTATCCAAATTTGATTATTTACAGTGCAGCTATTGACGAAGAATTAAACGATCGCGGGTTTATTGTGCCAGGATTAGGGGACGCAGGCGATCGCACCTTTGGCACTTGA
- a CDS encoding YggT family protein, protein MSSIALLANTLSTFITIYTGLLFVRILLTWFPNISFYNQPFATLAQLTDPYLNLFRSIIPPLGGMDFSPMLAIIVLQLLGSFVAGIPAFV, encoded by the coding sequence ATGTCTTCAATCGCGTTACTCGCCAATACGCTATCTACTTTTATCACCATTTACACCGGGCTATTATTTGTTCGCATTTTGTTAACTTGGTTTCCCAATATCAGCTTTTACAATCAACCCTTTGCGACTCTAGCCCAACTTACCGATCCTTACCTTAATTTGTTTCGGTCAATTATTCCGCCTCTAGGTGGCATGGATTTTTCGCCAATGTTAGCAATAATCGTTCTTCAATTGTTGGGTAGCTTTGTGGCAGGAATTCCAGCATTTGTATAG
- a CDS encoding site-2 protease family protein — MYTASETSTIALVVLVACAILGWGFYRAKALGKLGLLTWLQSVVLIAPWLLFFGLFAAGIYLNLVGILFLVVASTVAYIAINNRLRTQTQTKPSLTPPTPTNETITPSKPPEQTIVPIPSDDMVAIRGIFSIDTYFAVETIPYQEGVIIKGNLRGEPEAVHKKLTASLQEKLSDRYRLFLVENVDAKPVVIILPRSADVRPVTVSQYILAVGLIIATMATIFETAGILLGFDFFTHLERFTEVLPIGIGIIAILASHELAHYFVARRYQVKLSPPFFLPTLQLGSFGAITRFASLVPHRQALFDIAFAGPAAGGLLSLLLLIVGLLLSHPGSLFQVPTEFFQGSILVGTLARVIIGANLHDSLVDVNPLTVIGWLGLVITALNLMPAGVLDGGRIVQAIYGRKTAGRATIATLIILAVASLANPVAMYWAIAILFLQRDLERPSLNEITEPDDARAALGLLALFLMICVLLPLTPALAGRLGIGG, encoded by the coding sequence ATGTACACCGCATCAGAAACTTCTACGATCGCCTTAGTTGTATTGGTAGCTTGCGCTATATTGGGCTGGGGTTTTTATCGAGCTAAAGCTTTGGGCAAGTTAGGCCTTTTGACTTGGTTACAGTCGGTGGTCTTAATTGCTCCTTGGTTGTTGTTTTTTGGCTTATTTGCTGCCGGAATTTATCTAAATCTTGTGGGTATTTTATTTTTAGTTGTAGCTTCAACGGTGGCTTATATAGCAATTAATAATCGGCTAAGAACCCAAACCCAAACTAAACCTAGTCTTACGCCACCAACTCCCACCAACGAGACGATTACGCCAAGCAAGCCACCAGAGCAAACTATAGTCCCGATTCCCTCGGACGATATGGTAGCAATTAGAGGAATTTTTAGTATTGATACTTATTTTGCTGTAGAAACAATTCCCTATCAAGAAGGAGTAATTATTAAGGGAAACTTGCGCGGAGAACCAGAAGCTGTACACAAAAAGTTGACGGCTTCCTTGCAGGAGAAATTAAGCGATCGCTATCGGCTGTTTTTGGTCGAAAATGTAGATGCCAAACCTGTAGTAATCATCCTTCCCCGTAGCGCCGATGTACGTCCAGTAACGGTGAGTCAGTATATCTTGGCAGTGGGTTTAATTATTGCCACTATGGCGACGATTTTTGAAACGGCTGGTATATTACTGGGTTTTGATTTTTTTACTCACTTAGAGCGTTTTACAGAGGTTTTACCTATTGGTATCGGGATTATTGCTATTTTAGCGTCCCACGAACTTGCTCATTACTTTGTAGCGCGACGTTACCAAGTTAAATTGAGTCCGCCTTTTTTCTTACCAACTTTACAACTAGGTTCTTTTGGCGCAATTACCCGGTTTGCGTCTTTAGTTCCCCATCGCCAAGCTTTGTTTGATATTGCTTTTGCAGGCCCGGCGGCGGGGGGTTTGCTTTCTCTATTGCTGCTAATAGTTGGTTTATTGCTATCTCACCCCGGTAGTTTGTTTCAAGTCCCTACAGAGTTTTTTCAAGGCTCAATATTAGTGGGAACTTTAGCACGGGTAATTATTGGTGCTAATCTCCACGATAGTTTAGTTGACGTAAATCCATTAACAGTAATCGGTTGGTTGGGTTTAGTGATTACTGCTCTAAACCTAATGCCCGCCGGGGTGTTGGATGGGGGGCGGATTGTACAAGCTATTTACGGGCGCAAGACCGCAGGACGGGCTACTATTGCCACGTTAATTATTTTAGCTGTGGCATCATTAGCAAACCCTGTAGCCATGTATTGGGCGATCGCAATTTTGTTTTTACAGCGTGATTTGGAGCGTCCCAGCCTCAACGAAATTACCGAACCAGACGATGCTAGAGCGGCTTTAGGCTTACTTGCATTATTTTTGATGATTTGTGTCCTTTTGCCGCTAACGCCAGCATTGGCGGGGCGTTTGGGCATCGGTGGCTAG
- a CDS encoding putative bifunctional diguanylate cyclase/phosphodiesterase produces MDLQTEIRLSKRLRQRLYPLTVLVWLLISLGFPAIFYFLEITALKRTATIHAQNLAEKFTDLVLQEPNLWKYQSHKYTQIIAQEIVETEQVSLRVLDERGMAIAHYEHNLQIDKLWWQSLDSRSTAPIKFNNRTLGTVEVTLSQDNLEKTTLAFFTLSITLGTGLGILIIFFPTKVVGSMEKQLQSLIKTLQEAKIHSEVLQALAQASEQRFRDLVHGLDAIVWEADAIAMQFSFISQRAEELLGYPVSKWLDQANFQETYIHPDDLAIVQSRYQVAVIMGQEEVVEYRAKTKDGREVWLRDLVQAVKDEAGNTKLLRGIIVDITHFKQIEKQLVHDTLHDVLTGLANRALLMQRLTNCFQKAKHHQDYQFAVLFLDLDRFKLVNDSLGHRIGDRLLIELSRRLEKCVRSSDTVARLGGDEFAILLDNIKDVNSATDIAERVKKELALPFNLSGHEMFAATSIGIAINNQGYDQPDHLLRDADTAMYYAKSQGKARHEIFDSNMHSQAIATLQLETDLRRAIERQELQIYYQPIVELKTAKIIGFEALLRWEHPDLGFVSPTEFIPIAEETGLIIPLGEWVMREACKQLHLWQVKFPNADITMSVNFSSKQFTSPNVVKSIKEILDAYNLQPNHIHLEITESVLVENSQQIDQTLKQLKSLGIILCLDDFGTGYSSLSYLHRFPIDILKIDRSFVLGMNNHDDDDNSKIKIIQTILALAANMGIEVVAEGVETKEQLMKLKALKCQYAQGYFFSKAVNTKAIEDLLAAQSQC; encoded by the coding sequence ATGGACTTGCAAACAGAAATTAGACTAAGTAAACGTTTGCGACAACGATTATATCCATTAACAGTGCTAGTTTGGTTATTAATTAGCTTGGGGTTTCCAGCAATTTTCTACTTTTTGGAAATTACCGCCCTAAAAAGGACTGCAACTATCCATGCTCAAAACCTCGCCGAAAAATTTACTGACTTGGTATTGCAAGAGCCGAATTTGTGGAAATATCAAAGCCACAAATACACCCAGATAATTGCCCAAGAAATTGTCGAAACAGAACAAGTAAGTCTGAGAGTTTTAGATGAGCGAGGAATGGCGATCGCACATTACGAACATAATCTTCAAATAGATAAACTATGGTGGCAGAGCCTTGACTCTAGAAGTACAGCACCAATTAAATTTAATAATCGCACTTTGGGAACTGTAGAAGTTACTTTGTCTCAAGACAATTTAGAAAAAACGACTTTAGCATTTTTTACTTTGTCGATTACCCTGGGTACGGGGCTAGGTATTTTAATTATCTTTTTTCCCACTAAAGTAGTTGGCAGTATGGAAAAGCAATTACAAAGCTTAATTAAAACCTTACAGGAAGCTAAGATTCATAGCGAAGTATTGCAAGCCTTAGCTCAAGCCTCAGAACAAAGATTTCGCGACTTAGTACATGGACTAGATGCGATCGTTTGGGAAGCCGACGCGATCGCAATGCAATTTTCTTTTATTAGCCAACGAGCAGAAGAATTACTCGGCTATCCCGTTAGTAAATGGTTGGATCAGGCGAATTTTCAGGAAACTTATATTCACCCTGACGACTTGGCGATAGTTCAAAGCCGCTATCAAGTGGCAGTAATTATGGGACAAGAGGAAGTAGTAGAGTATCGAGCCAAAACAAAAGATGGTCGTGAAGTCTGGCTACGCGATTTGGTACAAGCGGTAAAAGATGAAGCCGGAAATACGAAGCTTTTACGGGGCATCATCGTGGATATTACCCATTTTAAGCAAATTGAAAAACAATTAGTCCACGATACTTTGCACGATGTGCTGACAGGACTTGCCAATCGAGCTTTGTTGATGCAACGCCTAACCAATTGCTTTCAAAAAGCCAAACACCATCAAGATTACCAGTTTGCGGTCTTATTTTTGGATCTCGACCGATTTAAGTTAGTTAATGATAGTTTGGGGCATCGCATAGGCGATCGCTTATTAATTGAACTTAGCCGCCGTTTAGAAAAATGCGTCCGCTCTAGCGATACTGTAGCGCGCCTGGGAGGCGATGAATTTGCAATTTTGCTAGACAACATCAAAGATGTCAATTCGGCGACAGATATTGCCGAGCGAGTCAAAAAGGAATTAGCACTACCATTTAATTTGAGCGGTCACGAAATGTTTGCCGCCACTAGCATTGGCATTGCTATCAATAATCAAGGTTACGATCAACCAGACCACCTCTTGCGCGATGCAGATACAGCTATGTATTACGCTAAATCTCAAGGTAAAGCCAGGCATGAAATTTTTGATAGCAATATGCACTCCCAAGCAATAGCAACGTTGCAGTTAGAAACAGACTTGCGCCGAGCTATAGAACGCCAAGAGTTGCAAATTTATTATCAACCGATTGTAGAACTAAAAACTGCCAAAATCATTGGATTTGAAGCTTTATTGCGCTGGGAGCATCCCGATTTAGGCTTTGTTTCACCTACAGAGTTTATACCTATAGCAGAAGAAACGGGGCTAATTATTCCTTTGGGAGAGTGGGTAATGCGCGAGGCGTGCAAGCAGTTACATTTATGGCAAGTAAAATTTCCTAACGCTGACATCACTATGAGTGTGAACTTTTCTAGCAAACAATTCACCTCCCCCAATGTAGTTAAATCTATAAAAGAAATTTTGGATGCCTATAACTTGCAACCAAACCATATACATTTAGAGATTACCGAAAGCGTACTGGTAGAAAATAGTCAGCAAATTGACCAAACTCTCAAGCAATTAAAAAGTTTAGGGATAATCTTGTGTCTAGATGACTTTGGTACAGGCTATTCATCCCTTAGTTATCTGCACCGTTTTCCTATTGACATCTTAAAAATTGACCGTTCTTTTGTCCTGGGTATGAATAACCATGACGATGACGACAATTCTAAAATTAAGATTATCCAAACTATCCTCGCTCTAGCCGCAAATATGGGAATAGAGGTTGTAGCCGAAGGCGTAGAAACCAAAGAGCAACTAATGAAACTCAAAGCGCTCAAATGCCAATACGCACAGGGGTATTTTTTCTCAAAAGCCGTAAATACGAAAGCAATTGAGGATCTATTAGCAGCCCAGTCTCAATGTTAG
- a CDS encoding PstS family phosphate ABC transporter substrate-binding protein, protein MDKPKHSAFWQRLTNFAKVQSIDIVWWLILLIFFGMSVNTVLVWRSLLKDNQSQVNNTVSLNTPIKPQTDIQPPTVTPLTFAGSGVSLEITRILARQFQKTHPEIKINVPASIGSGGAIQAAADGAVAVGMVSRPLKEKEKKLGLTVIAIAKTPLAFAVHPSVADNNITSAQLLDIYQGKKTQWLDGKEIIVLTREPSDSSILILEQKISGFKQVYTDSQKDERWTTLYKDQQMNQQLEKTPLALGIADIGTITTEKRLSSIKILKFNGIAPTIENAAKGKYLLVKNLYFVFHPGKISPDAQEFIKFVRSQDGAKILAANSYLAMGEDKK, encoded by the coding sequence ATGGATAAACCTAAGCATTCAGCGTTTTGGCAAAGGCTAACAAACTTCGCCAAAGTGCAAAGCATCGATATAGTTTGGTGGTTAATACTACTAATATTTTTTGGGATGTCCGTCAATACCGTATTAGTATGGCGATCTTTACTTAAAGATAACCAGAGTCAAGTTAATAACACTGTCTCACTAAATACACCAATTAAGCCCCAAACAGATATACAACCGCCCACCGTAACACCACTAACCTTTGCTGGATCGGGAGTAAGTTTAGAAATCACCAGAATTTTAGCCAGACAATTTCAAAAAACTCATCCCGAAATCAAGATAAATGTGCCTGCAAGTATTGGTTCTGGTGGAGCAATTCAAGCGGCGGCGGATGGTGCAGTGGCTGTTGGGATGGTTTCTAGACCGTTGAAAGAAAAGGAAAAAAAACTGGGACTTACAGTAATTGCGATCGCAAAAACGCCTCTAGCTTTCGCCGTTCATCCCTCCGTCGCTGACAATAATATTACTTCCGCCCAATTACTTGATATTTATCAAGGCAAAAAAACTCAGTGGCTTGATGGTAAAGAAATAATCGTTTTGACGCGAGAGCCTAGCGATAGCTCGATTCTTATATTAGAGCAAAAAATTAGCGGGTTTAAACAAGTTTACACAGATAGCCAGAAAGACGAGCGTTGGACTACTTTGTACAAAGACCAACAAATGAACCAGCAACTAGAAAAAACACCTCTAGCTCTAGGAATCGCTGACATAGGAACAATTACAACAGAAAAACGACTATCTTCTATAAAAATTTTGAAATTTAATGGTATTGCTCCAACTATAGAAAATGCCGCTAAGGGCAAATACCTTTTAGTCAAAAACTTGTATTTTGTTTTTCATCCGGGTAAAATTTCCCCAGATGCTCAAGAATTTATAAAGTTTGTGCGATCGCAGGATGGAGCAAAAATATTAGCCGCCAATAGCTATTTGGCAATGGGGGAAGACAAAAAGTAG
- a CDS encoding ATP-binding protein, translating into MKLMEAITVPGTIESLDAIAKYILAVATQAGLDKKAAYKLRLAIDEIATNIIIHGYQEAGKEGVLGVQADIDDHCVTIALEDTGAAFNPLEKVPVETETLERPLAQRPIGGLGIFLAFQGVDKFVYEKLGDRNRNIFVVNRTTNLSA; encoded by the coding sequence ATGAAACTTATGGAAGCTATAACCGTACCGGGAACTATTGAATCACTAGATGCGATCGCTAAATACATTCTTGCTGTAGCCACTCAAGCGGGATTAGATAAAAAAGCCGCTTACAAGCTGCGTCTAGCCATAGACGAAATTGCCACCAATATAATTATTCATGGCTACCAAGAAGCGGGAAAAGAGGGCGTATTAGGCGTACAAGCCGATATTGACGATCATTGCGTCACAATTGCCCTTGAAGACACGGGTGCAGCCTTTAACCCGTTGGAAAAAGTACCGGTAGAAACCGAAACTTTGGAGCGACCTTTGGCGCAAAGACCGATAGGGGGATTGGGGATTTTTCTAGCTTTTCAAGGGGTGGATAAGTTTGTTTATGAGAAGCTAGGCGATCGCAATCGCAATATTTTTGTAGTCAATCGGACAACAAATTTGTCAGCTTAG
- a CDS encoding SpoIIE family protein phosphatase, with amino-acid sequence MAESLIDVPKIMAKKGLTFPFYLKLGLAISLLSVSVAGASISWIYTRTQGAILADLSEELKAIGTKEAASFTPEDIKAISQISNQVAKASVPTDHKILLEEKIAAGGFKSQIAADGLKSQAERTKIVNLKIYQIIAQKLGDITNRTRRDNSSDVFIWSSYLVTTAPNSSDRKILRVLAEDGEYRYATSTSKSNRWIGYYYTPGSVSLAPAFDGVAQSDSTFYANQWSSFITAGIPIKDASGKVIAVMGLDMDVRSIAKQLEGLKYTYLHVIVGSLLFSLLVAFILAQWLVRPIIKLYEGAQKVRDRNFDTVVEIKSNDELELLAETFNSMVAEMGSYTRTLEDRVTERTRQLNEAKQALELDLEKGQKLQRDFLPEPLLKLPNWEIAAVFEPAKTVAGDFYDVFMLPGNYVGLVIADVCDKGVGAAMFMGLFRSFIRVFSGQICLDKLALTPRNTTENCLTKAPEENQLEQTYGLGAVEITNNYIVKEHGETGMFATMFFGILNPDTGLMTYINGGHEPLIVANAGVIKQTLAPTGPAVGMIPNAKFKIGTLQLEPGDSLIGYTDGVTEARSPTGEFFSYKRLVSLITQSFSSPCKLLEQIKTDVVAHTDSAPQFDDITMLAVQWNTPID; translated from the coding sequence GTGGCAGAAAGCCTTATTGACGTTCCTAAGATAATGGCGAAAAAAGGGCTAACTTTCCCTTTTTATCTCAAATTAGGATTAGCTATTTCTTTACTGTCAGTTAGCGTTGCGGGGGCAAGTATTAGCTGGATCTATACCCGCACCCAAGGCGCTATTTTGGCAGATTTGTCTGAGGAATTAAAAGCTATTGGGACTAAAGAAGCTGCAAGTTTTACACCGGAGGATATCAAGGCAATTAGCCAGATAAGTAACCAAGTAGCAAAGGCAAGTGTTCCAACAGATCATAAAATACTTTTAGAAGAAAAAATTGCTGCCGGTGGTTTTAAATCTCAGATAGCTGCTGATGGCTTGAAATCTCAGGCGGAAAGAACCAAAATTGTTAACTTAAAAATTTATCAAATTATTGCTCAAAAACTAGGAGATATTACAAATAGAACCCGTCGAGATAATAGCTCAGATGTTTTTATTTGGAGTAGTTATTTAGTTACTACTGCGCCTAACTCCTCTGACCGAAAAATATTAAGAGTTTTAGCAGAGGATGGAGAATATAGATACGCTACGTCTACCTCAAAAAGCAACCGTTGGATTGGCTATTATTATACTCCTGGCTCTGTTTCCCTTGCTCCAGCTTTTGATGGGGTAGCACAATCTGACAGTACATTTTATGCCAATCAATGGAGTAGTTTTATTACGGCGGGGATTCCGATTAAAGATGCAAGCGGCAAAGTAATCGCTGTCATGGGTTTAGATATGGATGTGAGAAGCATTGCTAAACAGCTTGAAGGGTTGAAATATACTTACCTTCATGTGATTGTTGGCAGCTTGCTATTTTCGCTATTAGTGGCTTTTATTTTGGCACAGTGGTTAGTTAGACCCATTATTAAACTGTACGAAGGAGCGCAAAAAGTACGCGATCGCAATTTTGATACAGTAGTTGAAATTAAAAGTAATGATGAACTGGAACTATTGGCAGAAACATTTAATTCAATGGTTGCCGAAATGGGTAGCTATACCCGCACTTTGGAAGATCGAGTTACGGAACGAACAAGGCAATTAAATGAAGCAAAACAAGCTTTAGAACTCGATTTAGAAAAAGGTCAAAAACTCCAGAGAGATTTTTTACCAGAACCACTTTTAAAATTGCCTAACTGGGAAATTGCCGCAGTTTTTGAGCCAGCAAAAACCGTAGCTGGGGATTTTTATGATGTATTTATGCTTCCTGGCAACTATGTCGGACTTGTAATTGCTGATGTCTGCGATAAAGGTGTCGGCGCAGCAATGTTTATGGGACTATTTCGCAGCTTTATTAGAGTTTTTTCTGGACAAATTTGCTTGGATAAATTAGCACTGACTCCCAGAAATACAACTGAAAATTGTCTGACTAAAGCACCCGAAGAAAACCAACTAGAGCAAACCTATGGACTAGGAGCAGTAGAAATTACCAATAACTATATTGTCAAAGAACACGGCGAGACGGGGATGTTTGCCACCATGTTTTTTGGCATCCTCAACCCGGATACAGGATTGATGACTTATATTAATGGCGGACACGAGCCGCTAATAGTTGCCAATGCTGGAGTGATTAAACAAACTCTAGCGCCTACAGGGCCAGCCGTTGGGATGATTCCCAATGCTAAGTTTAAGATCGGCACTTTGCAATTAGAACCTGGGGACAGTTTAATTGGCTACACCGATGGAGTTACCGAAGCGCGAAGTCCTACGGGGGAATTTTTTAGCTACAAGCGTTTAGTTTCCTTAATAACTCAATCCTTTTCTTCTCCCTGCAAACTTTTAGAGCAAATCAAAACCGATGTAGTTGCTCATACCGACTCAGCGCCACAGTTTGACGATATCACCATGTTAGCGGTGCAGTGGAATACACCCATTGATTAG
- a CDS encoding anti-sigma factor antagonist (This anti-anti-sigma factor, or anti-sigma factor antagonist, belongs to a family that includes characterized members SpoIIAA, RsbV, RsfA, and RsfB.), producing MAFTATLEMDKDVAKITLVGELDAGSALLFKTAVEQAAASQPQKLVLFMQDLEYMASAGLRVLIFAKQKMGSDVDIYVVAPQEMVLDTLTKTGFAESVFVVEEYGVAQV from the coding sequence ATGGCTTTTACTGCAACTCTAGAAATGGACAAAGATGTCGCTAAAATTACTTTAGTTGGCGAATTAGATGCAGGTTCAGCACTTTTATTTAAAACTGCGGTAGAACAAGCCGCCGCAAGTCAACCACAGAAACTTGTGCTGTTTATGCAAGACTTAGAATACATGGCTAGTGCTGGCTTGCGCGTCCTGATCTTTGCTAAACAAAAGATGGGTTCTGACGTTGATATTTATGTAGTTGCTCCTCAAGAGATGGTGCTAGATACTCTTACCAAAACTGGCTTTGCTGAAAGTGTATTTGTTGTTGAAGAATACGGAGTTGCTCAAGTTTAA
- the glgX gene encoding glycogen debranching protein GlgX — MTLGRIDISPTHTHNGYKLRPGKPLPFGATLLPGGVNFSIYSRHAKSCTLVLFKKHALEPLVEIPFPDAFRIGNVFSMIVFDLNYEDIEYGYRMDGIFDPPAGYWFDSTKILMDPYAKLIGGRDVWGNTPDWNDKYQHRARLAFDDFDWEDDRPLEIEPEDQIIYEAHVRSFTRHPSSGVKHPGTYAAIREKIPYLKELGVNCLELLPIYEFDEFENSRPNPKTGEMLFNYWGYSTVGFFAPKAGYAATGKLGMQVDELKTLIKELHRNGIEVILDVVFNHTAEGNERGPTISFRGIDNQTYYMLTPDGYYFNFSGTGNTLNCNNPIVRNMVLDCLRFWAAEYHVDGFRFDLASILGRDPWGAPMANPPLLESLAFDPILAKCKLIAEAWDAGGLYQVGSFPAFGRWAEWNGKYRDGIRKFLKGEPGCVGDMAQRLQGSPDLYAWAGRGPATSINFITCHDGFTLADLVSYNDKHNEANGENNNDGGNDNDSWNCGAEGWTENTGINALRQRQMKNAVAMLMVSQGVPMILMGDEVGRSQQGNNNTYCHDSELNWIDWTLLESNKHLFQFFAHCNAFRQAHPVLRNRFHFQNRDYVGSGYADITWHGQQAWSADWSESSRTLAFMLCGKHAKEGTVVDNYIYVAMNTDYVAHWFELPGLPDSMQWHVFANTGSNPGEDSWIPGTEPRLDNQSGLLLGDRTVVILVGK, encoded by the coding sequence CCGGGAGGTGTAAATTTCTCGATTTATTCGCGCCATGCTAAGTCTTGTACATTAGTTTTATTCAAAAAACACGCCCTCGAACCTTTAGTAGAAATTCCTTTTCCTGATGCTTTTCGGATTGGCAACGTATTTAGCATGATTGTCTTCGATCTCAATTACGAAGATATCGAGTACGGCTACCGCATGGATGGAATTTTTGACCCCCCCGCAGGTTATTGGTTTGATTCTACCAAAATCCTCATGGATCCTTACGCCAAACTCATTGGCGGTAGAGATGTTTGGGGTAATACGCCAGATTGGAACGATAAATACCAACACCGCGCCCGCCTTGCTTTTGATGACTTTGATTGGGAAGATGACCGCCCTTTAGAAATTGAACCAGAAGATCAAATTATCTACGAAGCTCACGTCAGGAGTTTTACTCGTCATCCTTCCTCTGGAGTCAAGCATCCAGGGACTTATGCAGCTATCCGCGAAAAAATCCCCTACCTTAAAGAATTAGGCGTTAACTGTCTTGAATTACTGCCTATTTACGAATTCGATGAATTTGAAAATAGCCGCCCCAACCCCAAAACCGGGGAAATGTTATTTAATTACTGGGGTTATAGTACCGTCGGCTTTTTTGCTCCCAAAGCTGGCTATGCAGCTACAGGTAAGTTGGGAATGCAGGTTGACGAGTTAAAAACGCTAATTAAAGAACTACACAGAAACGGTATTGAAGTAATTTTAGATGTAGTTTTTAACCACACCGCCGAAGGTAACGAACGCGGCCCGACAATTTCCTTCCGGGGGATTGATAACCAAACTTACTATATGCTTACCCCCGATGGGTACTATTTCAACTTTAGCGGTACGGGCAATACCTTAAATTGCAATAACCCCATTGTGCGAAATATGGTGCTTGATTGTCTGCGCTTTTGGGCGGCGGAGTATCACGTTGACGGCTTCCGTTTTGACCTTGCGTCAATTTTGGGGCGAGATCCTTGGGGTGCGCCAATGGCAAATCCACCGCTTTTAGAATCTCTAGCTTTTGACCCCATCCTTGCTAAATGCAAACTAATTGCTGAAGCTTGGGATGCTGGCGGCTTATATCAAGTCGGCTCTTTTCCCGCCTTTGGACGCTGGGCAGAATGGAATGGTAAGTACCGCGATGGGATTCGCAAGTTTTTGAAAGGAGAACCGGGCTGTGTAGGCGATATGGCTCAACGTCTCCAAGGTTCTCCCGATTTGTATGCTTGGGCGGGTAGAGGGCCAGCGACATCGATTAATTTTATTACTTGTCATGATGGCTTTACTTTGGCGGATTTGGTGTCTTACAACGATAAGCACAATGAGGCAAATGGCGAAAACAATAACGATGGAGGTAATGATAACGATAGCTGGAATTGTGGCGCTGAAGGGTGGACAGAAAATACAGGAATAAATGCCTTACGTCAACGGCAGATGAAAAATGCTGTTGCTATGTTGATGGTTAGTCAAGGCGTACCCATGATTTTGATGGGAGATGAAGTTGGGCGCAGTCAGCAAGGTAATAACAATACCTATTGCCACGATAGCGAACTTAACTGGATCGATTGGACGCTATTAGAATCCAACAAGCATTTATTTCAATTCTTTGCCCACTGCAATGCTTTCCGCCAAGCTCACCCGGTACTAAGAAATCGCTTTCACTTCCAGAATCGAGACTATGTTGGTAGCGGTTACGCAGACATCACCTGGCACGGACAGCAAGCTTGGAGTGCTGATTGGTCAGAGTCTAGCCGCACCCTAGCTTTTATGCTTTGTGGCAAACACGCCAAAGAGGGAACGGTAGTTGATAACTACATCTATGTAGCGATGAATACCGATTATGTTGCTCATTGGTTTGAGTTGCCGGGATTGCCGGATTCTATGCAATGGCACGTTTTTGCTAATACAGGCTCTAACCCTGGGGAAGATAGCTGGATTCCAGGGACAGAACCGCGCTTAGATAATCAGTCTGGTTTACTACTAGGCGATCGCACGGTAGTTATTCTCGTTGGTAAATAA